One segment of Streptomyces sp. NBC_01463 DNA contains the following:
- a CDS encoding FG-GAP-like repeat-containing protein, whose translation MTTRTSRRALRLASTLVAAGLALTAAPHALAATGDDGSAMKLTSRQADELATHMGVDVYGDNLKSINAGDVTAGAADDAPVSGLDAAGTDASAPVTFTNTSALEGVRGLGATIPAGSDGSYFTVHSLGNVQLHKADGTTAWARSNASLYTDWQAEPQRVWQVEPYPAHVMMGYNAVSPFTPASDQGFDAGDLTGDGTPDLVFSASVGSSPYRPITSPGSTLPTGTFVTVLDGRTGKMLWSKLYSYATSVKLVEGTLLVGNTPAYNQNAPADETATLYGTRFSYADGALTPTTTWAYDTQHTDATWGALESAGDGKASVSWDLQKTATTPSSSRTLVLDVTDGSVSWHTDSALYSRQLHLDTTRNRLVALEQADPADGVRYEIVSYAVGTGARATLDSRSNVVPTAMTIGDLKGTKKTEYAVAESSFDPDLYVNASTVRVLDGTSPDTALWSHTTKRNADNLEDGASTWRLDIVNGSLAASAQNDTGMDTAENAGGGGRADLTVFNGKGAVRWEHRDNTASPMFQQVFSDKSGQHVRVVDQEQNVRTFDLAKGAEQNLTPLQGELSFAKALDVDGDKKQDVVAGGTSHGVWAYEGGSLLSGKPKKLWQATVTGQVHAIETGDVTGDSKPEIIVAADTATVVLDARTGKTLTTIDGGNSAGTFVRSVTVADVNGKGKDEILVPTDALRAYNGNGKKLWQYAAPTGSGDVVFSDTTAADGRVYTQYTSVGAIGLDTAAVDGVALNGKNGNVRWTASPKAPAEAVDGKIHGALLDHGVYASPNIPYADGHAVVYTWIVQAVPDFDSTSAASAYVVAEIRDGRTGELLHQTVTGSPWSHGNFFTGDADDGLLATSFGTIRVFGADGKDGKGSVSAPLRTTQFITGPGGRKLLAGGVEGGVGAWDPALLTSGDSFTGALGSGNASGGRNYLAVDLDGDGAEEMISLNFNTTGYDRMAEELGGRVLSPDNNIHQMTTFKLS comes from the coding sequence ATGACAACCCGCACCTCAAGGCGCGCCCTGCGCCTGGCCTCCACCCTGGTGGCCGCCGGCCTCGCCCTCACCGCGGCCCCGCACGCCCTCGCCGCCACCGGCGACGACGGCTCCGCGATGAAGCTCACCAGCCGGCAGGCCGACGAACTCGCCACCCACATGGGCGTCGACGTCTACGGCGACAACCTCAAGTCCATCAACGCCGGTGACGTCACGGCCGGTGCCGCCGACGACGCTCCGGTCTCCGGACTCGACGCGGCCGGCACCGATGCCTCCGCGCCTGTCACCTTCACCAACACCTCCGCCCTGGAGGGTGTGCGCGGTCTCGGTGCGACGATTCCGGCGGGCTCCGACGGCAGCTACTTCACCGTCCACAGCCTCGGCAACGTCCAGCTCCACAAGGCCGACGGCACCACCGCCTGGGCCCGCAGCAACGCCTCGCTCTACACGGACTGGCAGGCCGAGCCGCAGCGCGTGTGGCAGGTCGAGCCCTACCCGGCGCACGTCATGATGGGCTACAACGCGGTCAGCCCGTTCACCCCCGCCTCCGACCAGGGCTTCGATGCCGGAGACCTGACCGGCGACGGCACCCCCGACCTCGTCTTCTCCGCGAGCGTCGGCTCCTCGCCCTACCGTCCGATCACCTCGCCCGGCTCCACCCTGCCCACGGGCACGTTCGTGACCGTCCTGGACGGCAGAACCGGCAAGATGCTCTGGTCGAAGCTGTACTCGTACGCGACCTCGGTCAAGCTCGTCGAGGGCACCCTGCTCGTCGGCAACACGCCCGCGTACAACCAGAACGCCCCGGCGGACGAGACGGCCACCCTCTACGGCACCCGCTTCTCCTACGCCGACGGCGCACTGACCCCCACCACCACCTGGGCCTACGACACCCAGCACACCGACGCGACCTGGGGCGCGCTGGAGTCCGCCGGTGACGGCAAGGCCTCGGTCTCCTGGGACCTGCAGAAGACCGCCACCACGCCGAGCAGCAGCCGCACGCTCGTGCTCGACGTGACCGACGGGTCCGTCAGCTGGCACACCGACAGCGCCCTCTACAGCCGCCAGCTGCACCTGGACACCACGCGCAACCGGCTCGTCGCCCTGGAACAGGCCGACCCCGCCGACGGCGTCCGCTACGAGATCGTCTCCTACGCCGTGGGCACCGGCGCCCGCGCCACCCTCGACAGCCGCTCCAACGTCGTTCCCACGGCCATGACCATCGGCGACCTCAAGGGCACCAAGAAGACCGAGTACGCGGTCGCGGAGTCCAGTTTCGATCCCGACCTCTACGTCAACGCCTCCACCGTCCGCGTCCTGGACGGCACCAGCCCCGATACCGCGCTGTGGTCACACACCACCAAGCGGAACGCCGACAACCTCGAGGACGGTGCCAGCACCTGGCGCCTGGACATCGTGAACGGCAGCCTGGCCGCCTCCGCGCAGAACGACACCGGCATGGACACCGCCGAGAACGCCGGCGGTGGCGGCAGGGCCGACCTGACGGTGTTCAACGGCAAGGGCGCCGTGCGCTGGGAGCACCGGGACAACACCGCGTCGCCGATGTTCCAGCAGGTCTTCAGTGACAAGAGCGGACAGCACGTCCGGGTCGTCGACCAGGAACAGAACGTCCGCACCTTCGACCTCGCCAAGGGTGCCGAGCAGAACCTCACCCCGCTCCAGGGCGAGCTGTCGTTCGCGAAGGCCCTCGACGTCGACGGCGACAAGAAGCAGGACGTCGTCGCCGGCGGAACCTCGCACGGTGTGTGGGCCTACGAGGGCGGCTCGCTGCTCAGCGGCAAGCCGAAGAAGCTGTGGCAGGCCACCGTCACCGGCCAGGTCCACGCCATCGAGACCGGTGACGTCACCGGTGACAGCAAGCCCGAGATCATCGTCGCCGCGGACACCGCCACCGTCGTCCTCGACGCACGCACCGGCAAGACCCTCACCACCATCGACGGCGGCAACAGCGCGGGCACCTTCGTCCGCTCCGTCACCGTCGCCGACGTCAACGGGAAGGGCAAGGACGAGATCCTCGTCCCCACCGACGCCCTGCGCGCCTACAACGGCAACGGCAAGAAGCTCTGGCAGTACGCGGCACCCACAGGCTCCGGAGACGTCGTCTTCTCCGACACCACCGCCGCCGACGGACGCGTCTACACCCAGTACACCAGCGTCGGCGCGATAGGACTCGACACCGCGGCGGTGGACGGTGTCGCACTCAACGGCAAGAACGGCAACGTCCGTTGGACCGCCTCCCCCAAGGCCCCGGCCGAAGCCGTGGACGGAAAGATCCACGGCGCGCTGCTGGACCACGGCGTCTATGCCTCGCCGAACATCCCCTACGCCGACGGCCACGCCGTCGTCTACACGTGGATCGTGCAGGCCGTGCCGGACTTCGACTCGACCTCTGCCGCGTCCGCCTACGTCGTCGCGGAGATCCGCGACGGGCGCACCGGCGAGCTGCTGCACCAGACGGTGACCGGCAGCCCGTGGTCGCACGGCAACTTCTTCACCGGTGACGCGGACGACGGCCTGCTCGCCACCAGCTTCGGCACCATCCGTGTGTTCGGCGCCGACGGCAAGGACGGCAAGGGCTCGGTGTCCGCGCCACTGCGCACCACCCAGTTCATCACCGGCCCCGGCGGGCGCAAGCTGCTGGCCGGCGGCGTCGAGGGCGGCGTGGGGGCGTGGGACCCCGCGCTCCTCACCAGTGGCGACTCCTTCACGGGCGCCCTCGGCTCCGGTAACGCATCGGGCGGCCGCAACTACCTCGCCGTCGACCTCGACGGCGACGGGGCGGAGGAGATGATCTCGCTCAACTTCAACACCACCGGCTACGACCGGATGGCGGAGGAGCTGGGCGGGCGCGTCCTCAGCCCGGACAACAACATCCACCAGATGACGACGTTCAAGCTGTCCTGA
- a CDS encoding S8 family serine peptidase: MHLHQPPWRGRAVWAAAAFTVSALLTAPLSTAAAADAAPSPKVDSALLNAVDGGGQASFFVVLKDQADLSAAKKKQSHAAKAKSAFSELRSHAKTSQKSLNTFLDKEKVGHQDYWIANAVQVTGDQALVDRLAKRPDVARIVKEQTYRLDETESKVSAATGGTAADDAPEWGVKDIKADQVWSQYEDRGEGIVIANVDSGVQYNHPDLVANYRGNNGDGSFSHDYNFYDPTGNCASDGTPCDNNGHGTHTMGTMVGKGGVGVAPNAKWIAAKGCESDECSDEYLLKAGQWILAPTDHTGQNPRPELAPNIVNNSWGGGDTTFYQDIVEAWNSAGIFEAFAAGNDGDGATCSTAHAPGSQAPAYGVGAYDVNGKIAGFSGFGPSLVDNSMKPNISAPGVDVRSTWPGSSYMVESGTSMATPHVAGAVALLWSAAPSLIGKIDETRALLNQGASDVDDTHCGGTAGMNNVWGEGKLDILSSIDKAPHIAATITGRATDTATGTALAGVTVSATTDGTTRSVTTGGDGTYRLTLAAGTYDFSYSGYGYATGSDNDVTVAESQSLTRDITLDAVPQHAVSGTVLDVTGKPLAKATVAVEGTPVPAVTTDATGRFTLPRVSEGAFTLTTTPPVPVRCNGVDSTELSIDADKTVNVRLPARSDAYGNSCTPGTYAWIAGSTKVAVSGDEDAKNIALPFPVKFYGASYTSAAVTTNGLINFLAPRVGDYVNTALPAAAKPDGIVAPFWDDLVLDNKSSVQTATTGKTGKRTFAIVWNKALFADGGTDRVTFEAVFEEATGAITFQYKTVPGNGGKATVGIENQTGTDALQYSFNQTVLTNGSAIRIAQGAK, translated from the coding sequence ATGCACCTGCACCAACCGCCGTGGCGTGGCCGCGCCGTCTGGGCGGCGGCCGCCTTCACCGTCTCCGCTCTGCTGACCGCACCGCTTTCCACGGCCGCGGCAGCCGACGCCGCGCCGTCCCCCAAGGTCGACTCCGCGCTGCTAAACGCCGTTGACGGCGGCGGCCAGGCCTCCTTCTTCGTCGTCCTCAAGGACCAGGCGGACCTGTCCGCCGCCAAGAAGAAGCAGTCCCACGCCGCGAAGGCCAAGTCCGCGTTCAGCGAGCTGCGCTCCCACGCGAAGACCAGCCAGAAGTCGCTGAACACCTTCCTCGACAAGGAGAAGGTCGGCCACCAGGACTACTGGATCGCCAACGCCGTCCAGGTCACCGGCGACCAGGCCCTGGTCGACCGGCTCGCGAAGCGGCCGGATGTCGCCCGCATCGTCAAGGAGCAGACCTACAGGCTCGACGAGACGGAGAGCAAGGTCTCCGCCGCCACGGGCGGCACGGCTGCCGACGACGCCCCGGAGTGGGGTGTGAAGGACATCAAGGCCGATCAGGTGTGGTCGCAGTACGAGGACCGCGGTGAGGGCATCGTCATCGCGAACGTCGACTCGGGTGTGCAGTACAACCACCCGGATCTGGTGGCGAACTACCGGGGCAACAACGGCGACGGCTCCTTCAGCCACGACTACAACTTCTACGACCCGACCGGGAACTGTGCATCCGACGGCACCCCGTGCGACAACAACGGCCACGGCACCCACACCATGGGCACCATGGTCGGCAAGGGCGGTGTCGGCGTCGCACCGAACGCCAAGTGGATCGCGGCCAAGGGCTGCGAGAGCGACGAGTGCTCGGACGAGTACCTCCTGAAGGCCGGTCAGTGGATCCTCGCCCCGACCGACCACACCGGGCAGAACCCGCGCCCCGAGCTCGCGCCGAACATCGTGAACAACTCCTGGGGCGGCGGTGACACCACCTTCTACCAGGACATAGTCGAGGCGTGGAACTCCGCCGGGATCTTCGAGGCGTTCGCCGCCGGCAACGACGGTGACGGGGCGACCTGCTCCACCGCCCACGCCCCCGGCTCGCAGGCACCCGCCTACGGTGTCGGCGCCTACGACGTGAACGGCAAGATCGCCGGCTTCTCCGGTTTCGGCCCCTCGCTGGTCGACAACTCGATGAAGCCGAACATCTCCGCTCCCGGCGTCGACGTCCGTTCCACCTGGCCCGGCTCCTCGTACATGGTCGAGTCCGGTACGTCGATGGCGACCCCGCACGTCGCCGGCGCCGTCGCGCTCCTGTGGTCGGCCGCGCCCTCCCTGATCGGGAAGATCGACGAGACCCGCGCGCTGCTGAACCAGGGCGCTTCCGATGTCGACGACACGCACTGCGGCGGCACCGCCGGAATGAACAACGTCTGGGGCGAGGGCAAGCTCGACATCCTCTCCTCCATCGACAAGGCCCCGCACATCGCGGCCACCATCACCGGCAGGGCCACCGACACGGCCACCGGCACCGCCCTGGCCGGCGTCACCGTCAGCGCCACCACCGACGGCACGACGCGCAGCGTGACCACCGGCGGTGACGGCACCTACCGGCTGACCCTGGCCGCGGGAACGTACGACTTCTCCTACAGCGGCTACGGCTACGCGACCGGTAGCGACAACGATGTCACCGTCGCCGAGAGCCAGTCGCTGACCCGGGACATCACCCTGGACGCCGTGCCGCAGCACGCCGTGTCGGGCACCGTCCTGGACGTCACCGGCAAGCCGCTGGCCAAGGCCACCGTCGCGGTCGAGGGCACACCTGTCCCGGCCGTCACCACGGACGCCACCGGCAGGTTCACACTCCCCCGGGTGTCCGAGGGCGCGTTCACCCTCACCACCACCCCGCCCGTCCCGGTGCGGTGCAACGGTGTGGACAGCACCGAGCTCAGCATCGACGCCGACAAGACGGTGAACGTGCGGCTCCCGGCCCGTTCCGACGCCTACGGCAACAGCTGCACCCCGGGCACGTACGCCTGGATCGCGGGTTCGACGAAGGTCGCCGTGTCCGGTGACGAGGACGCGAAGAACATCGCGCTGCCCTTCCCGGTGAAGTTCTACGGCGCCTCCTACACCAGTGCCGCGGTCACCACGAACGGTCTGATCAACTTCCTGGCCCCTCGTGTCGGTGACTACGTCAACACCGCCCTGCCCGCCGCAGCGAAGCCCGACGGCATCGTCGCCCCGTTCTGGGACGACCTGGTGCTCGACAACAAGTCGTCCGTGCAGACCGCGACCACCGGCAAGACCGGCAAGCGCACCTTCGCCATCGTGTGGAACAAGGCGCTCTTCGCCGACGGTGGCACCGACCGCGTCACCTTCGAGGCCGTCTTCGAAGAGGCGACCGGCGCGATCACCTTCCAGTACAAGACCGTCCCCGGCAACGGCGGCAAGGCCACCGTCGGCATCGAGAACCAGACCGGCACCGACGCCCTCCAGTACTCCTTCAACCAGACGGTACTGACCAACGGTTCCGCCATCCGCATCGCGCAGGGAGCCAAGTAA
- a CDS encoding DUF389 domain-containing protein, translating to MASVDAATLRRMSDALFIEKGLRSPGSTRFWGLLVLASVIASAGVVGDSTATVIGAMIVAPLMTPILGSALALVLADRSQVVRCVLLVLGGALAVVAVGMLLGWIAAPPDAFASNSQVTSRISPRLIDLLAALATGTVGAFALVRADISDTLPGVAIAISLVPPLAVTGLLLTVGRYHDAGESTLLFATNVAAIVATGTIVFLVFGVRGVAQESGFAVGRFHGGSLAAVVGLMLLIAVPLTTGTITVARDRSLAADARPVAERWAATGKWQIASVEGRNGVVVIGVLGLPPQPAPTALRAALDRNGMRDADLELHLVGGRTHWCPADTDTCTVRDSAIG from the coding sequence ATGGCATCCGTCGACGCCGCCACCCTCCGCCGGATGAGCGACGCGCTCTTCATCGAGAAGGGGCTGCGCAGCCCCGGCTCGACCCGGTTCTGGGGGCTGCTCGTCCTGGCCTCGGTCATCGCGAGCGCGGGCGTGGTCGGCGACTCGACGGCGACCGTCATCGGGGCGATGATCGTGGCTCCGCTGATGACTCCGATCCTGGGCAGCGCACTGGCGCTGGTCCTCGCCGACCGGTCGCAGGTGGTGCGCTGCGTACTGCTGGTGCTGGGCGGTGCGCTGGCCGTGGTGGCGGTCGGCATGCTTCTCGGGTGGATCGCCGCTCCGCCGGACGCGTTCGCTTCCAACAGCCAGGTCACGTCCCGGATCAGCCCGCGTCTGATCGACCTGCTCGCCGCGCTGGCCACCGGCACCGTGGGCGCCTTCGCGCTGGTGCGCGCGGACATCTCGGACACGCTGCCTGGTGTGGCGATCGCTATCTCCCTGGTGCCGCCGCTGGCCGTGACCGGGCTCCTTCTCACGGTGGGCCGCTATCACGACGCCGGAGAGTCCACGCTGCTGTTCGCGACGAACGTGGCGGCCATCGTGGCGACCGGCACGATCGTCTTCCTCGTCTTCGGCGTAAGGGGCGTGGCGCAGGAGTCGGGCTTCGCCGTGGGCCGGTTCCACGGTGGTTCGCTGGCGGCCGTGGTGGGGCTCATGCTCCTGATCGCCGTGCCCCTGACCACCGGGACGATCACCGTGGCCAGGGACCGCTCCCTGGCTGCCGACGCCCGCCCGGTCGCCGAGAGATGGGCCGCCACCGGGAAATGGCAGATCGCCTCCGTCGAGGGCCGCAACGGCGTCGTGGTCATCGGCGTACTCGGGCTGCCGCCCCAGCCGGCACCCACCGCGCTGCGTGCCGCCCTCGACCGCAACGGGATGCGGGACGCGGATCTCGAACTGCATCTGGTGGGCGGCCGCACCCACTGGTGCCCGGCGGACACCGACACCTGCACCGTGCGGGACTCGGCCATCGGCTGA
- a CDS encoding MBL fold metallo-hydrolase — protein MSGNTQSKPAQSSISRANEEVRSRFPFDDTQDMDDARRGFMGTAESSEISTADGTSVWNLDAYGFLAQECPPTANPSLWRQSRLVADHGLFEVVEGIYQIRGFDLSNMTVVEGERGVLVIDPLISSETAAAALALYRSHRGDRPVTAVLYTHSHVDHFGGVKGVVTAEEVAAGVPVIAPEGFLEHAVSENVYAGTAMARRAAYMYGAALPKGPQGQIGAGLGQTTSTGSVGLIPPTLDITRTGQTETVDGIRMVFQLTPGTEAPSELNIHFPDHAALCLAENATHNLHNLLTLRGAEVRDPRVWAMYLTEAVTLFGDSTDVAFASHHWPVWGREKAQSFLSEQRDLYAYLHDQTLRMINQGMTPLEIAEAMEMPPALERAWHTHGYYGSVSHNTKAVYQRYMGWFDGNPAHLWEHPPVEASKRYVDFMGGADEVVRRARDAFAEGDFRWVAQVVNHVVFADPTHAEALALQADALEQLGYGSENGTWRNFYLTGALELRRGPVGSPTTTASADFLRVLSLDQLFDALSIRVDGPRSWDADITVRWNVTGGEPVTLRLRNGVLTHIAGTGPAVSSPDVEVALDEAALRAVLLGSLPPSELPGRATITGDAAKITELLGHLSPPDPDFTIVTP, from the coding sequence ATGTCCGGGAACACCCAGTCCAAGCCTGCCCAGTCCTCGATCAGCCGGGCCAACGAGGAAGTTCGGAGCCGGTTCCCGTTCGATGACACCCAGGACATGGACGACGCCCGGCGCGGGTTCATGGGAACGGCGGAGAGCAGCGAGATCAGCACGGCCGACGGCACGTCCGTCTGGAATCTCGACGCCTACGGGTTCCTGGCGCAGGAGTGCCCGCCCACCGCCAATCCGAGTCTGTGGCGGCAGAGCCGCCTGGTCGCCGATCACGGTCTGTTCGAGGTCGTGGAGGGCATCTACCAGATCCGCGGATTCGATCTGTCGAACATGACGGTGGTCGAGGGAGAGCGCGGCGTCCTGGTGATCGACCCGCTGATCTCCTCAGAGACCGCCGCCGCGGCCCTGGCGCTCTACCGCAGCCACCGCGGCGACCGCCCGGTCACCGCGGTGCTGTACACGCACAGTCATGTCGACCATTTCGGTGGAGTGAAGGGCGTGGTCACCGCAGAGGAGGTCGCGGCCGGGGTGCCGGTGATCGCACCGGAGGGCTTTCTGGAGCACGCGGTCAGCGAGAACGTGTACGCGGGAACGGCGATGGCACGCCGCGCCGCCTACATGTACGGGGCCGCCCTGCCCAAGGGCCCGCAGGGACAGATCGGTGCAGGGCTGGGGCAGACGACCTCGACGGGTTCGGTCGGCCTGATCCCGCCGACGCTCGATATCACCCGCACCGGGCAGACGGAGACCGTCGACGGCATCCGCATGGTCTTCCAGCTCACCCCCGGCACCGAGGCCCCCTCCGAGCTGAACATCCACTTCCCCGACCATGCGGCACTGTGCCTCGCCGAGAACGCGACCCACAACCTGCACAACCTGCTGACCCTCCGGGGTGCGGAGGTCCGCGACCCGCGGGTCTGGGCCATGTATCTGACCGAGGCGGTCACCCTGTTCGGCGACTCCACCGACGTCGCCTTCGCCTCCCACCACTGGCCCGTGTGGGGCCGGGAGAAGGCGCAGTCGTTCCTCTCCGAACAGCGCGACCTGTACGCCTACCTGCACGACCAGACACTGCGGATGATCAACCAGGGCATGACGCCCCTGGAGATCGCCGAGGCGATGGAGATGCCTCCGGCGCTGGAGCGGGCCTGGCACACCCACGGCTACTACGGCTCCGTCAGTCACAACACCAAGGCCGTCTACCAGCGGTACATGGGCTGGTTCGACGGGAACCCGGCCCATCTGTGGGAGCACCCGCCCGTCGAGGCGTCGAAGCGGTATGTGGACTTCATGGGGGGCGCCGACGAGGTGGTGCGCCGGGCGCGTGACGCGTTCGCCGAAGGCGACTTCCGCTGGGTCGCGCAGGTCGTGAACCATGTCGTCTTCGCGGACCCGACCCACGCGGAGGCCCTGGCTCTGCAGGCGGACGCGCTGGAGCAGCTGGGGTACGGCAGCGAGAACGGGACCTGGCGCAACTTCTACCTGACGGGTGCCCTGGAACTTCGCCGGGGCCCGGTCGGGTCGCCGACCACCACAGCGTCTGCGGACTTCCTCCGCGTCCTCTCGCTGGACCAGCTCTTCGACGCCCTGTCCATCCGGGTCGACGGTCCTCGCAGCTGGGACGCGGACATCACCGTGCGCTGGAACGTAACGGGCGGGGAGCCCGTCACCCTGCGGCTGCGCAACGGCGTGCTCACCCACATCGCCGGGACCGGACCGGCCGTCTCCTCCCCCGACGTCGAGGTTGCTCTGGACGAGGCCGCGCTGCGTGCCGTCCTGCTGGGCAGCCTCCCCCCGTCGGAACTTCCGGGACGCGCCACCATCACCGGTGACGCGGCGAAGATCACCGAACTCCTCGGCCACCTCAGCCCGCCGGACCCGGACTTCACCATCGTCACTCCCTGA